The Struthio camelus isolate bStrCam1 chromosome 5, bStrCam1.hap1, whole genome shotgun sequence genome has a segment encoding these proteins:
- the COMMD9 gene encoding COMM domain-containing protein 9 isoform X2 — protein sequence MAPPASADGGGAKMAALREAEFAALQGLLKLVSALHNLTRHVVYQGLTKPEDILSLFPENFHQNLKNLLTKIILENASAWRNEAQASQISLPRLVDMDWRVDIKTSSDSISRMAVPTCLLQLKIQEDAALCGNNPVVSALTVELSKETLDTMLEGLGRIRDQLSAVANK from the exons ATGGCGCCGCCCGCGTCAGCTGACGGCGGCGGTGCCAAGATGGCGGCGCTGCGCGAGGCGGAGTTCGCCGCcctgcaggggctgctgaag CTGGTATCTGCTTTGCACAACCTCACGAGGCACGTGGTGTACCAGGGCTTGACAAAGCCAGaagatattctctctctctttccagaaAACTTCCACCAAAACTTGAAGAACCTTTTAACCAAGATAATCTTGGAGAATGC CTCTGCGTGGAGGAATGAAGCACAAGCAAGTCAGA TCTCCCTGCCTCGCCTGGTTGACATGGACTGGAGGGTGGACATCAAGACCTCTTCAGACAGCATCAGCAGAATGGCAGTCCCTACTTGCCTGCTACAGTTGAAG ATTCAGGAAGATGCTGCCTTATGTGGAAATAATCCTGTTGTTTCTGCACTGACTGTGGAACTGAGTAAAGAAACCCTGGACACTATGTTAGAAGGGCTGGGAAGGATTCGGGACCAACTTTCTGCTGTTGCAAACAAATGA
- the COMMD9 gene encoding COMM domain-containing protein 9 isoform X1 translates to MAPPASADGGGAKMAALREAEFAALQGLLKAPSRDAVRQLCQECFSSPPAGLGPLARRACPGLAAAPEEAAQLVSALHNLTRHVVYQGLTKPEDILSLFPENFHQNLKNLLTKIILENASAWRNEAQASQISLPRLVDMDWRVDIKTSSDSISRMAVPTCLLQLKIQEDAALCGNNPVVSALTVELSKETLDTMLEGLGRIRDQLSAVANK, encoded by the exons ATGGCGCCGCCCGCGTCAGCTGACGGCGGCGGTGCCAAGATGGCGGCGCTGCGCGAGGCGGAGTTCGCCGCcctgcaggggctgctgaag GCGCCGTCGCGGGACGCCGTGCGgcagctgtgccaggagtgcttcTCCAGCCCGCCCGCCGGCCTCGGCCCGCTCGCCCGGCGCGCCTGCccgggcctcgccgccgcccccgagGAGGCCGCGCAG CTGGTATCTGCTTTGCACAACCTCACGAGGCACGTGGTGTACCAGGGCTTGACAAAGCCAGaagatattctctctctctttccagaaAACTTCCACCAAAACTTGAAGAACCTTTTAACCAAGATAATCTTGGAGAATGC CTCTGCGTGGAGGAATGAAGCACAAGCAAGTCAGA TCTCCCTGCCTCGCCTGGTTGACATGGACTGGAGGGTGGACATCAAGACCTCTTCAGACAGCATCAGCAGAATGGCAGTCCCTACTTGCCTGCTACAGTTGAAG ATTCAGGAAGATGCTGCCTTATGTGGAAATAATCCTGTTGTTTCTGCACTGACTGTGGAACTGAGTAAAGAAACCCTGGACACTATGTTAGAAGGGCTGGGAAGGATTCGGGACCAACTTTCTGCTGTTGCAAACAAATGA